CGTCTTCGGCGGGGTGGGACCGTGGCTGTTCGGCCCCGGCGGCCACCAGGGACTGCTCTACTTCGCACTCGTCGGTCTGGCCGCGATTCCGGCGCTCTACCTCGTCGGCGGCGTCGAACGGGAGGACCTCGGGAGCATCGACTGGAACACCCTCGTCCTGTTCGGCGGCGGCCTCGCGCTCGCCGACGCCCTGAGCGATACGGGCGCGACCGACTGGCTGGCGACGCAGGTGCTGGCGCTGGTGGGCGACGCCTCCATCGTGGTCGTAGTCGCCGCGGTGGTCGCGCTGACCGTCCTGCTGAGCGAGATCGCCTCGAACACCGGGACCGCGGCGCTGCTCGCGCCGGTCCTCATCGAGGTCGGCCGGGGCTTTCCGGCGGTCGGCGGCGTCGAGGGCGGCGTTGCGGCCGCGCTGGTCCTGCCGATTGCGAGCGCGGTGGCCGCCAGCTACGGGTTCGCGCTCCCGGTGGCCACGCCGCCCAACGCCATCGTCTACGGGAGCGGCGGGGTGACGAGGGGCCAGATGCTCCGGGCTGGGACGACGCTCGACCTGGTGTTCGTCTTCGTGACGACCGCGGTGATGCTGGCACTCGCGGCGACGGTGTGGCCGGTGGTGTTCTGAGAACGAACTCCTCCGTCTGTCGGGTCGGGAAACCGGGTGACCGATTTACTGCGCGCCGATTACCGGCCGAACCGCCGGAGGCGCTCGGCGACACAGACCACCGGAAGCGCCCGCCCGACCAACCGACAGGGTGGTTTTCGTGAGGGAAGCGAACGAGAGCTCGTCGGACCGGAGGTCCGACGGTGGACTGAAAGGGGCCGGCCGCTCGCGTCCGAAGGACGTGGTCGCTTCCGACGGGCCACTATTCGACGCTCGCCGATGGCGAGCGTCGAATATCCCGCAGAACGACCGCGAGCGGGCGGGGGCTTTCGAGGCGGTCATCGTAACGTCGTCGCTTCGCTCTCCCGCCGTTCTGCTCACGCCACTCCAGCGTACCGGGCGAAAACTAAGTAACAGGCCCCCGTGATGGACGCCGGAACCATGGGGGAGACAGAGCCGATGCCGAACGACAGAGGGCGAGAGAAGAGCGGCGGGGAACCCCGAGACGCCGACCGCGACCCAGTACCGACCGAACCCACGGGCGCGCGCGAGCGACCCGGTCGCTCGCGCGCGCCCGGACCGCCGTCGAAGGGTTCCGAGCGGTCCCGGTGGTCGTGGCGGCGCAAGTGGGTCGGAAGCGAGCGAGCCTGGAACGTCCCCGAGGCCGCGTTCCCCGTCGAGGGGTCGATGGAGGAGAAGGCGCGACACCTCCTCCGGTACGCGGTGCTCGCGCCGTCGAGCCACAACACCCAGCCGTGGCTGTTCACCGTCTCGGACGACCGGGTCGAGGTGTACGCCGACCGCGACCGCTGGCTGACCGTCGCCGACCCCGACAAGCGCGAACTGTTCCTCAGCGTCGGCGCGGCCCTGGAGAACCTCCTCGTGGCGGCCGAGCACTTCGGCATGGGCCACGATGTCGAGTACTTCCCGGGAAGCGAGTCGAACCACGCCGCGACCGTCACGCTGAGCGAGCGCGATAGGTCGGACGACACCGACGAATCGACCTCGGCTCGCGAGTCGGCGTCGGCCCACGAGTCGGCATCGCCCAACGAATCGTCGCCCCGCGACTCCCGGCTGTTCGACGCAATTCCCCGCCGCCGGACGAACAGCGGTCGCTACCAGGAGCGGACGATTCCTCGCGAGGATTTGCGGGCGCTCCGAGAGCTCTGCGTCGAGGAGGACATCGCGGTGCAGTTCGTGACCGACCCCGCCGACAAAGGGGCCGTCGCCGACCTCGTCGAGCGGGCGACCCGCCGTCAGTTCGCCGACCCGGCCTACCGGCGCGAACTCGCCCGCTGGGTCGGCCGGGGCGCGTTCGGCGACTCGTTCCCGGAGGCCAAAGTCGGGAAGGTGCTGCTCCGATACCTGAACGTCGGCCGTCAGCAGGGCCGGAGCGACGCCGCCCTGGTGCGCGACTCGCCCGTGCTCGTGGTGATTCGAACCGTCGGCGACCGCCGCACCGCGTGGGTGCGGGCGGGGCAGGTCTTCGAGCGGGCGAGTCTGCTGGCGACGGTCCTCGGCCTCCAGACGCACCCGATGAGCGCGCCGCTCGAAGAGCCGGCGCTCCGGCGGGAGCTGTCGGACCTCCTCGGTGCGGCCGACGACGGACGGGAGTGGCCGCCTCAGCACCTCTTCAGACTCGGCTACGGGAAGACCATCGCCGAACCGTCCCCCCGCCGGTCGCCCGAGGCGATGCTTCTGGACTGAGGTCGGTCGATTCGCAAGAGCCAGGCGACAGTCCCCCGGCGTCGTTTCCGTCGGTCGGCGAACCCGCCAGCGAACTCACGGTCGTGCGACATTCTGCCACACCCTTATATACCATCGGTCCTAACTTCAGGTGAATCCGGTCATGGGCCGTGATTCGGATTTCGAAATCGGCCTTCGAAGGTCGAGGCGGCCGCGGCAGGTCGCTTCGATCCCGTTTCGGAGACTCCGGGTCCGACCGGTGACTGGTGGGGAAAATGAGCGAAAAGAGAACACCCGACGAAGAGAAGAGCGGAGTCGAAGTGGGAAGCGAGGACGTAGTGGAAAGCCAAAGTAGAGCAGATAACGAGGGCGAGGCGAAGAGCGAAGTCGAAGCGGAAAACGAGATCGAGGCCGAGAACGGAACCGAAAGCGAAGCCCAACCCGAAAGCGGAGCAGAGCCGAAGACCCGATTCGCGGAGGATCGGACGTACGAACGGCTGTACGAGGAGGCGATTCCGTCGGTCGTCTCGGTTTACGTGACCGCCGAAACCGACTTCCGTCGGTCCGACCGCGACGGTCCCGGCGGCGGGAACCCCGGGCACCCGCCCGAGGGACCGCGACGGTCGGGGGCGGGGTCGGGATTCGTCTACGACGACGAGGGGCACCTCGTC
This genomic window from Halorussus vallis contains:
- a CDS encoding nitroreductase family protein; amino-acid sequence: MGETEPMPNDRGREKSGGEPRDADRDPVPTEPTGARERPGRSRAPGPPSKGSERSRWSWRRKWVGSERAWNVPEAAFPVEGSMEEKARHLLRYAVLAPSSHNTQPWLFTVSDDRVEVYADRDRWLTVADPDKRELFLSVGAALENLLVAAEHFGMGHDVEYFPGSESNHAATVTLSERDRSDDTDESTSARESASAHESASPNESSPRDSRLFDAIPRRRTNSGRYQERTIPREDLRALRELCVEEDIAVQFVTDPADKGAVADLVERATRRQFADPAYRRELARWVGRGAFGDSFPEAKVGKVLLRYLNVGRQQGRSDAALVRDSPVLVVIRTVGDRRTAWVRAGQVFERASLLATVLGLQTHPMSAPLEEPALRRELSDLLGAADDGREWPPQHLFRLGYGKTIAEPSPRRSPEAMLLD